A single genomic interval of uncultured Desulfobacter sp. harbors:
- a CDS encoding molybdopterin-dependent oxidoreductase has product MNRFLSLMIKNDMIKPQLGASRLLLTICGPAATEGFKTTLGSGPSTDIESSVDSDFIIIWGSNTLTTNIHAWPFFIRARKKGARIVVIDPYRTMTAKKADFHLMLKPGTDAALALGMMNVLIQENLVNKSFIEKRTIGYEQLIQRAAEYPLKKTADICGVSARDIECLARSYGKAKAPFIRTGWGPARQLRGAMAMRAIACLPALVGAFDTPGSGITRGLGGGPSNITRLTRPDLCPEGTRIINMVELGDALTRLDDPPVKLLYNFMSNPAAVAPQSALVQQGLSRDDLFVVVHELFMTDTAKMADIILPSASFLEMTDLYRSYGHNYLRLAKPVIPPVGQSRTNLAIFQALAKRMGFKEEVFKRTEDEFIQGFLGDCHPSLKGVDKKALVQGKAVRLNIALNPYAKGFNTPSGKVEFFSRDWQYKGLDPLPCGQVWRDSQGDGNYPLELITPPHPLFLNSAFNEIPKIRKLAGRPTLLIHPDDAAARHIAQDAPVRVFNARGECRLDANVTTDTQPGLVVAEGLHWPQFMDQGKGINQLTSQRLTDQGETCAFHCSRVEVMP; this is encoded by the coding sequence TTGAACAGGTTCTTATCCTTGATGATAAAAAATGATATGATTAAACCTCAGCTCGGGGCTTCCAGGCTTCTTTTGACCATTTGCGGACCTGCCGCCACCGAAGGATTTAAGACCACCTTAGGATCCGGGCCAAGCACGGATATTGAGTCTTCAGTAGATTCGGATTTCATTATCATATGGGGCAGCAACACCCTGACCACCAATATTCACGCATGGCCCTTTTTTATTAGAGCCAGGAAAAAGGGCGCCCGCATCGTGGTGATTGATCCATATCGGACCATGACCGCAAAAAAGGCGGATTTTCATCTTATGTTGAAACCCGGAACAGATGCGGCACTGGCCCTTGGCATGATGAATGTCCTGATCCAGGAAAACCTGGTCAATAAAAGCTTTATTGAAAAGCGAACCATCGGGTATGAACAACTCATCCAGCGAGCCGCTGAATATCCGTTGAAAAAAACCGCAGACATCTGTGGGGTTTCGGCCCGGGACATTGAGTGTTTAGCACGTTCCTACGGCAAAGCCAAAGCCCCGTTCATACGGACCGGCTGGGGACCGGCCCGCCAGCTTCGGGGCGCCATGGCCATGAGGGCCATTGCCTGCCTTCCCGCCCTGGTGGGGGCCTTTGATACGCCCGGCAGCGGCATTACCCGCGGCCTTGGCGGCGGGCCTTCGAATATTACCCGGCTCACCCGCCCGGACCTGTGCCCCGAAGGCACCCGCATTATAAACATGGTGGAACTGGGAGATGCCCTGACACGCCTTGATGATCCCCCGGTTAAACTATTGTATAATTTCATGAGCAACCCGGCGGCTGTTGCGCCCCAGTCCGCGTTGGTTCAACAGGGGCTTAGCCGGGATGACCTTTTTGTTGTGGTCCATGAATTATTCATGACCGACACGGCAAAAATGGCTGACATTATTCTGCCTTCGGCCAGTTTTCTGGAGATGACGGATCTTTACAGATCCTACGGCCACAATTACCTTCGTCTGGCCAAGCCGGTCATACCGCCGGTGGGACAAAGCCGCACAAACCTGGCCATCTTCCAGGCCCTTGCAAAGCGAATGGGGTTCAAAGAAGAGGTATTCAAGCGCACCGAAGATGAATTCATTCAAGGGTTTCTTGGAGACTGCCACCCCAGCCTGAAAGGTGTGGATAAAAAGGCCCTGGTGCAGGGCAAGGCGGTTCGTCTCAATATCGCGCTCAATCCCTATGCTAAAGGCTTTAACACCCCGTCCGGAAAAGTGGAATTTTTCTCCCGGGACTGGCAGTACAAAGGTCTGGATCCCCTGCCCTGCGGTCAGGTCTGGCGTGATTCCCAAGGCGATGGCAACTACCCGCTGGAGTTAATAACACCGCCCCATCCCCTTTTTCTCAACTCCGCCTTTAATGAAATCCCAAAGATCAGAAAACTTGCGGGCCGGCCTACGCTGTTGATCCATCCCGACGATGCTGCAGCGCGCCATATCGCCCAGGATGCCCCTGTACGGGTATTCAATGCCCGGGGAGAATGCCGGCTGGATGCAAACGTTACCACGGACACCCAGCCCGGTCTTGTTGTGGCCGAAGGCCTACACTGGCCGCAATTTATGGACCAGGGCAAAGGCATCAATCAGCTCACCAGCCAGCGCCTGACAGACCAGGGAGAAACCTGCGCCTTTCACTGCAGCCGGGTGGAAGTGATGCCATGA
- a CDS encoding HTH domain-containing protein — protein MVELLSRNNRITIKELAGELGVSDRTVKKHIKVLKDNGRLVRVGPDRGGYWKIIDSGPDQAKE, from the coding sequence ATGGTTGAGCTTTTAAGCCGAAATAACCGTATTACCATAAAGGAACTGGCCGGGGAACTTGGCGTTTCCGACCGGACTGTAAAAAAACATATCAAAGTCCTGAAAGATAACGGACGCCTGGTGCGTGTCGGTCCTGATAGAGGGGGATATTGGAAAATAATTGATTCGGGGCCGGACCAAGCTAAGGAATGA
- a CDS encoding DUF3524 domain-containing protein, giving the protein MKILFLEPFYGGSHKAVAGGFAAGSRHQVEILSLAPRFWKWRMRGSALAFIRQINNLADYDLVFASDMLDVTDFKALAGPHCPPVVLYFHENQLSYPLEPGEKRDFHLGFTNIISALAADGVFFNSEFHRDDFFSAAKSLIRKMPDLRPGWVLDKIRSKTGVLYPGIDLDPRVSVSEERHDSSLDRPLVIWNHRWEYDKNPKAFFTVLERLKRRGILFYLAVMGEQYGTVPEEFKDIEERFDAELLVCGYQEQAADYRKWLAKGSVVISTAIQENFGISVMEAVAHGCFPLLPNRLSYPELIPERLRPDVIYRDDADLEARLEHVLVQPDAYRDRAVALATHAAGFSWTHMAEIWDKALETLLTIEPVVSGRGR; this is encoded by the coding sequence TTGAAAATATTATTCCTTGAACCTTTTTACGGCGGGTCTCATAAGGCTGTGGCAGGCGGTTTTGCTGCCGGTTCCCGCCACCAGGTGGAAATCTTATCCCTTGCCCCCAGATTCTGGAAGTGGCGGATGCGCGGCAGTGCCCTGGCATTTATTCGGCAGATTAACAATTTGGCGGATTATGATCTTGTCTTTGCCTCGGATATGCTGGATGTCACAGATTTTAAAGCCCTGGCAGGGCCACACTGCCCGCCCGTGGTCCTGTATTTCCATGAAAATCAGCTCAGCTATCCCCTGGAACCCGGAGAAAAAAGGGACTTTCATTTGGGGTTTACCAATATCATATCTGCCCTGGCTGCGGATGGGGTGTTCTTTAATTCAGAATTCCACAGAGATGACTTTTTCAGCGCTGCAAAATCTCTCATTCGTAAAATGCCGGATCTTCGTCCGGGATGGGTTCTGGATAAAATCCGGAGTAAAACCGGTGTACTGTATCCGGGAATTGATTTGGACCCCAGGGTTTCTGTTTCTGAGGAACGGCATGACAGCAGCCTTGACAGACCTCTGGTGATCTGGAACCATCGGTGGGAGTATGATAAAAATCCAAAGGCCTTTTTCACTGTGCTGGAACGGCTCAAGCGCCGGGGTATTCTATTTTACCTGGCAGTGATGGGTGAACAGTATGGCACTGTTCCGGAAGAGTTTAAGGACATTGAGGAACGGTTTGATGCCGAACTGCTTGTTTGCGGGTACCAGGAACAGGCCGCGGATTACAGAAAATGGCTGGCCAAAGGCAGTGTTGTGATCAGTACCGCCATTCAGGAGAATTTCGGTATTTCAGTGATGGAGGCCGTGGCCCATGGATGCTTTCCGTTGCTGCCAAATCGTTTGTCATACCCCGAACTGATTCCCGAACGCTTAAGACCTGATGTCATTTACCGTGATGATGCTGACCTGGAAGCCAGGCTGGAACATGTTCTGGTGCAGCCTGACGCCTATCGGGACAGAGCTGTGGCACTTGCGACCCATGCCGCAGGGTTTTCCTGGACGCATATGGCGGAAATATGGGATAAGGCTTTGGAAACGCTTTTGACCATAGAACCGGTTGTCTCTGGAAGGGGGAGATGA
- the dtd gene encoding D-aminoacyl-tRNA deacylase, whose product MKAIVQRVKKAHVTVDNTIISSIGTGLVVLLGVAHGDNEKDAEYLVDKIINLRIFEDDKGKMNRSLLDVKGELLVVSQFTIMADCRKGRRPSFTDAAPPEPACRLYRFFAERAASLGVAVKKGKFQANMDVSLINQGPVTLILESPGN is encoded by the coding sequence ATGAAAGCCATTGTTCAACGGGTTAAAAAAGCCCATGTAACCGTAGACAACACGATTATATCCAGCATTGGAACAGGACTTGTGGTACTTTTGGGCGTGGCCCATGGCGACAACGAAAAAGATGCCGAATACCTGGTGGACAAAATCATTAACTTAAGAATATTTGAAGATGACAAGGGAAAAATGAACCGGTCTCTTCTTGATGTCAAAGGCGAACTTCTGGTGGTCTCCCAGTTCACGATTATGGCAGACTGCCGCAAGGGACGGCGCCCCTCATTCACGGATGCGGCACCGCCGGAACCTGCATGTCGGCTTTACCGTTTTTTTGCTGAAAGGGCAGCCTCACTGGGCGTTGCAGTCAAAAAAGGGAAATTCCAGGCGAATATGGATGTATCATTGATCAACCAAGGGCCTGTCACCCTGATTCTGGAATCCCCCGGAAACTAA
- the clpB gene encoding ATP-dependent chaperone ClpB, with protein sequence MNLDKLTLKSQELFQKAHTIAVEKGQQAIEPIHFLGALLADEQGIAVSIFNKIGADPGTAVQRVSSALDNMVKVSGGQPYLSEPGRKMLDLAFKEAAKMKDQYVSLEHILISLTQGKDKAGEILASLGVTKDVILSVLKDIRGHQRVTDQNPEDKYQSLEKFGKDLTDLARQGKLDPVIGRDEEVRRIVQVLSRRRKNNPVLIGEPGVGKTAIVEGLAQRIVEGDVSETLKDRRVIALDMGALLAGAKFRGEFEDRLKAVLKEVEAAEGEIVLFIDELHTVVGAGAAEGAVDASNMLKPALARGTLRCVGATTLDEYRKYIEKDAALERRFQPVLVKEPTVEDTISILRGLKEKYEVHHGIRIKDSALVGAATLSDRYIADRFLPDKAIDLIDECASRLRIEIDSMPRAIDEIQRRLTQAAIERQALIKEKDKASKERLEHLEKHIAAMEEEIRPLKLHWDNEKSIIREISAMREDIDRFQTEAQLAERAGDFEKTAQIRYGTIADLNKKIEEKKQSLETLQQTCKMLKEDVEEADVAEVVSSWTGIPVSKMLQGEQEKLVTMESYIAKKVIGQENAIDAVSNAVRRARSGLQPEDRPIGTFIFMGPTGVGKTELAKSLAEFMFDSRDAMVRLDMSEYMEKHSVARLIGAPPGYVGYDEGGYLTEAVRRRPYSVILFDEIEKAHPDVFNILLQVLDDGRMTDGHGRTVDFRNTIIIMTSNIGSRILLEAGKSGLTDQVEQAVQQALKDAFRPEFLNRIDEIITFHALEREHLMDIAAIQIAALNRRLAARNLAVHLDDDAMTFLAHKGYNPGFGARPLKRVIQQEIENPLSMALLKGDYMEGETVYFRFDREKDQLVLGHGPKNVKAVG encoded by the coding sequence ATGAATCTTGATAAATTAACGTTAAAATCCCAGGAGCTGTTTCAGAAGGCCCATACGATCGCGGTTGAAAAGGGACAGCAGGCCATAGAGCCCATTCATTTTTTGGGGGCTCTGCTGGCGGATGAGCAGGGCATTGCGGTATCCATATTTAATAAAATAGGTGCAGATCCCGGTACTGCCGTACAGCGAGTATCTTCTGCCCTGGACAATATGGTAAAAGTATCCGGGGGGCAGCCCTATCTGTCCGAACCCGGACGAAAGATGTTGGATCTGGCCTTTAAGGAAGCCGCAAAGATGAAGGATCAGTATGTCAGCCTTGAGCATATCCTGATCAGTCTGACCCAGGGTAAAGACAAGGCCGGCGAAATCCTTGCAAGCTTAGGCGTTACAAAGGACGTAATCCTGTCCGTACTCAAGGACATCCGGGGCCACCAGCGGGTGACCGACCAGAACCCCGAAGATAAATACCAGTCTTTGGAAAAATTCGGAAAAGACCTGACGGATTTGGCCCGTCAGGGAAAACTGGACCCCGTCATCGGCCGGGATGAAGAGGTTCGGCGAATTGTTCAGGTATTGTCCCGTCGCCGGAAAAACAACCCTGTGCTCATTGGCGAACCAGGCGTTGGCAAAACCGCCATTGTGGAAGGCCTGGCCCAGCGGATTGTGGAAGGCGACGTGTCCGAAACCTTGAAAGACCGGCGGGTTATTGCTCTGGATATGGGTGCGCTGCTGGCCGGGGCCAAATTCCGGGGCGAATTTGAGGACCGTCTCAAAGCGGTATTAAAAGAGGTTGAAGCTGCCGAGGGCGAAATTGTTCTCTTCATCGACGAGTTGCATACGGTGGTGGGGGCAGGTGCTGCCGAAGGGGCTGTGGATGCGTCCAATATGCTTAAACCTGCCCTGGCCCGGGGTACTCTGCGCTGTGTGGGGGCCACCACCCTGGACGAGTATAGAAAATATATTGAAAAGGATGCTGCTCTGGAGAGGCGTTTCCAGCCGGTTCTTGTCAAGGAGCCCACTGTGGAAGATACCATCTCCATCCTCAGAGGGTTGAAGGAAAAATATGAGGTGCACCACGGCATCCGGATTAAAGATTCCGCCCTGGTAGGGGCTGCCACCCTTTCCGATCGGTACATTGCGGACCGGTTTCTGCCGGACAAAGCCATTGACCTCATTGATGAGTGCGCATCCAGGCTTCGTATTGAAATTGACTCCATGCCCCGGGCCATTGACGAAATTCAGCGGCGCCTGACCCAGGCGGCCATTGAGCGCCAGGCCCTGATCAAGGAAAAGGACAAGGCCTCCAAGGAGCGTCTTGAACACCTGGAGAAACACATTGCAGCCATGGAAGAGGAGATCCGGCCCTTGAAGCTGCATTGGGATAATGAGAAATCCATTATCCGGGAGATTTCGGCCATGCGGGAGGACATTGACCGGTTCCAGACCGAGGCCCAGCTTGCCGAACGTGCCGGTGACTTTGAAAAAACAGCCCAGATCCGTTACGGCACCATTGCGGATTTGAACAAAAAAATTGAGGAGAAAAAGCAGAGCCTTGAAACCCTGCAGCAGACCTGCAAGATGCTTAAAGAAGACGTGGAAGAGGCTGACGTGGCCGAGGTGGTTTCCTCCTGGACCGGCATCCCCGTATCCAAGATGCTCCAGGGTGAGCAGGAAAAACTGGTTACCATGGAATCCTATATTGCCAAAAAGGTGATCGGTCAGGAAAATGCCATTGATGCGGTTTCCAATGCCGTACGAAGGGCCAGGTCCGGCTTGCAGCCCGAAGACCGGCCCATTGGTACCTTTATCTTCATGGGACCCACGGGTGTGGGTAAAACCGAGCTTGCCAAGTCCCTGGCCGAGTTCATGTTTGATTCCAGGGACGCCATGGTGCGGCTGGATATGTCCGAGTACATGGAAAAGCACAGTGTGGCCCGTCTCATTGGTGCCCCTCCCGGATATGTGGGATATGACGAGGGCGGGTACCTCACCGAGGCGGTGCGGCGCAGGCCCTACAGTGTTATCCTGTTTGACGAGATTGAAAAGGCCCATCCCGACGTGTTCAATATCCTGCTCCAGGTCCTGGACGACGGCCGGATGACCGACGGCCATGGCCGGACTGTGGATTTCAGGAACACCATCATCATCATGACATCCAATATCGGGTCCAGGATACTGCTTGAAGCAGGGAAGAGTGGTCTTACCGATCAAGTGGAACAGGCCGTGCAGCAGGCCCTAAAAGACGCATTCAGGCCGGAGTTTTTAAACCGGATTGATGAGATCATCACCTTCCATGCCCTGGAGCGCGAACATCTCATGGATATTGCCGCCATCCAGATTGCTGCCCTGAACCGACGGTTGGCTGCAAGGAACCTGGCTGTTCATCTGGATGATGATGCCATGACCTTTCTGGCACATAAGGGATATAATCCCGGGTTTGGTGCCCGTCCGCTTAAACGTGTGATCCAGCAGGAAATTGAAAATCCGCTGTCCATGGCATTGCTCAAAGGCGATTATATGGAAGGCGAGACCGTGTATTTTCGATTTGACAGAGAAAAAGACCAGCTTGTTCTCGGTCATGGACCCAAAAATGTGAAGGCTGTGGGATAA
- a CDS encoding TolC family protein produces the protein MIWIFKYKKSCKWFGIAVVRMILVFCLCYALVHVPAAFAQEAVPDVWTGPEAVQFALKNNPDAQIALKRIASSAAAIKEAKAAFYPQLGVQAGYSRTNNPMYSFGNILNQGVFSNSIDFNDPGETDDLQFMLQLTYRIYNGGRHQAGVEAANAREKAAILQEEAVKNSLGFAVVKSFFNIAQARANLRARQAAVQAIDASMQVARARFEQGDLLKQELLNLEVQQAVAGENLIQAQHGLDLTKQSLLNVLGLTGNQVDINLAQTPLQAVPNQPDFKNRSEIKAMQFLIQAKQAGLRQAQSGYYPTADAFGSYQVDKGFEIGSGSGDSWMAGIRVNMTLFDGKQTGARVQQASIALGQAKDELRKMELAYALETRQAVLNLDQTEKRVRVTEKMVAFAQESARLFRERFKAGLVLSSELIDTENRLTEARVRHALANAEHRIAVANLRRACGLRQYADYSSSQMN, from the coding sequence ATGATTTGGATTTTTAAGTATAAAAAAAGTTGCAAGTGGTTTGGGATAGCTGTTGTACGCATGATTTTGGTGTTTTGCTTATGTTACGCGCTGGTACATGTGCCTGCAGCGTTTGCCCAGGAGGCCGTACCGGATGTGTGGACAGGCCCTGAAGCGGTCCAGTTTGCCCTGAAGAATAATCCCGACGCACAGATAGCGCTAAAGCGAATTGCTTCGTCCGCAGCCGCCATAAAAGAAGCCAAAGCAGCTTTCTATCCTCAGCTGGGGGTGCAGGCGGGATATTCACGCACCAATAACCCCATGTACTCATTTGGCAACATTCTTAACCAGGGGGTGTTTTCCAACAGTATTGATTTTAACGATCCCGGCGAAACAGACGATCTTCAGTTTATGCTTCAGTTGACATACCGGATTTACAACGGCGGTCGGCACCAGGCCGGTGTGGAGGCCGCCAATGCCCGGGAAAAAGCGGCCATACTCCAGGAAGAAGCCGTTAAAAACAGCCTTGGCTTTGCCGTGGTGAAATCCTTTTTTAATATTGCCCAGGCTAGGGCAAATCTTCGTGCAAGACAAGCAGCCGTTCAGGCTATTGACGCGTCAATGCAGGTGGCCAGGGCACGGTTTGAACAAGGGGATCTGCTCAAACAGGAGCTGTTGAATCTGGAGGTGCAGCAGGCCGTTGCCGGTGAAAATTTGATTCAAGCACAACATGGGCTTGACCTGACAAAACAAAGCCTTCTGAATGTACTGGGGCTGACTGGAAACCAGGTGGACATTAACCTTGCCCAGACCCCGTTACAGGCCGTTCCGAATCAGCCTGATTTCAAAAACAGGTCGGAAATCAAAGCCATGCAATTTTTGATTCAGGCAAAGCAGGCCGGACTTCGCCAGGCCCAAAGTGGTTATTACCCCACGGCCGATGCCTTTGGTTCCTATCAGGTGGATAAAGGATTTGAAATTGGCAGCGGCTCCGGCGACTCATGGATGGCCGGAATCCGTGTCAATATGACGTTGTTTGACGGCAAACAGACAGGCGCCAGGGTTCAACAGGCCAGTATTGCACTGGGTCAGGCAAAGGATGAACTTCGAAAGATGGAACTGGCTTATGCCCTGGAGACTCGGCAGGCTGTCTTGAATCTTGATCAGACGGAAAAAAGGGTCCGGGTGACTGAAAAAATGGTGGCATTTGCCCAGGAGTCTGCCCGTCTTTTCCGGGAACGATTCAAAGCAGGCCTTGTGCTTTCTTCCGAACTGATTGATACGGAAAATCGATTGACGGAAGCCCGGGTACGCCACGCACTGGCCAATGCGGAACACCGCATCGCGGTTGCCAATTTAAGACGGGCCTGCGGATTGCGGCAATACGCAGACTATAGTTCATCGCAAATGAATTGA
- a CDS encoding histidinol-phosphatase: MIDSELISLHGGHSGQFCCHAQDNLEDLIKAYISKGFKAVGISEHMPPPEYRLLYPDELEQGFSVKDLGDRFSKYFFELERLKQKYKSDIQIFKGFETETVTGSPALVRSLIRKFNPDYIVGSVHHLNDRCFDYSRQHYEAIAADFDSLDAMYMAYFDAQYEMILDLHPFVVGHFDLIRIYDPDFEARLDKPEIAERIQRNLSVIKDLGLVLDYNLRPLAKGEKTPYLTPAILARAKNLGIPVVPGDDAHSKEQAGMFVDRAIQSLKDMGFSTNWPRPRCMTPA; encoded by the coding sequence ATGATTGATTCTGAACTCATATCCCTTCATGGTGGCCATTCAGGTCAGTTCTGCTGCCATGCCCAGGACAACCTTGAAGACCTTATAAAGGCCTATATCAGCAAAGGATTCAAAGCCGTGGGTATCAGTGAGCACATGCCTCCGCCCGAATACCGGCTCCTCTACCCGGATGAGCTTGAGCAAGGCTTTTCGGTCAAGGACCTTGGGGACCGGTTTTCAAAATATTTTTTTGAACTGGAACGGCTTAAACAAAAATATAAATCAGACATCCAAATATTTAAGGGATTTGAGACCGAAACCGTCACCGGAAGCCCGGCCCTGGTGCGGTCGTTGATCCGGAAATTTAATCCCGACTATATTGTGGGTTCGGTCCATCATCTCAATGACAGATGTTTTGACTATTCCAGGCAGCATTATGAGGCCATTGCAGCGGATTTCGACAGTCTTGATGCCATGTATATGGCCTATTTTGACGCCCAGTATGAAATGATCCTGGATCTGCATCCGTTTGTTGTGGGCCATTTTGATCTTATACGCATCTATGATCCTGACTTTGAGGCACGGCTTGACAAACCCGAAATTGCTGAACGCATCCAGCGCAATCTTTCTGTGATAAAAGATTTGGGACTGGTGCTGGATTATAACCTGCGCCCCCTGGCCAAAGGAGAAAAAACGCCTTATTTGACTCCGGCAATTCTGGCAAGGGCAAAGAATCTGGGCATCCCCGTGGTACCCGGGGACGATGCACACAGCAAAGAACAGGCAGGCATGTTTGTGGACAGGGCGATTCAGTCCTTAAAAGATATGGGCTTTTCCACAAACTGGCCCAGGCCCCGGTGCATGACGCCCGCCTGA
- a CDS encoding ATP-binding protein, which translates to MSKIVNLIKTGEGKTLEFKRQLPAGNGLAKSVIAFSNMAGGLILVGVEDGSGTVAGLTDEQIFSYPDRIANIISDSCYPAIIPEIFTEHVNGKTVLGIRIHPGTLKPYYLKNQDKISGTYIRVGATNKPADNEMVRELERQRLNISFDEEPDYTQTGAALEMDRLNQDFFRFTGESLTEQKILSLKLLSGERGNFVPTLGGLLIGGRENPLEYARIKCARFKGNDTREFIDSKEFNGPLYEQVEKTMAFARVYIPKAGVVQDIQRIDTDAVPLEALREAVVNAVVHRDYSISGADIKFAMFDNRIEITSPGALPKSLVIEDIVSGRSEIRNRVIARFFRQINFIEQWGTGIGKIISLCRDCGLKPPEFVESGLFFKVVVHSEPAETNEFPEKFPEKFPEKFPEKFPEKFPENG; encoded by the coding sequence ATGTCAAAAATTGTGAATTTGATAAAAACCGGGGAGGGCAAAACCCTGGAGTTTAAGCGTCAGTTGCCTGCCGGAAACGGTCTTGCCAAATCCGTGATTGCTTTTTCCAACATGGCCGGTGGTTTGATTCTCGTTGGGGTGGAAGACGGTTCAGGAACTGTTGCAGGACTGACTGATGAACAGATTTTCAGTTATCCTGACCGGATCGCCAATATCATATCTGATTCCTGCTATCCTGCCATCATTCCGGAAATTTTTACCGAGCATGTAAACGGTAAAACAGTGCTTGGGATCAGGATACATCCCGGCACACTAAAGCCCTATTATCTTAAGAATCAGGACAAGATTTCAGGAACCTATATTCGTGTTGGTGCGACCAATAAACCTGCTGACAATGAAATGGTTCGAGAACTTGAACGGCAACGGTTAAATATCTCTTTTGACGAAGAGCCGGATTACACGCAAACCGGGGCTGCCCTTGAAATGGATCGTCTCAACCAGGATTTTTTCAGGTTCACTGGAGAAAGCCTGACAGAGCAGAAAATATTAAGCTTGAAGTTGTTATCCGGTGAACGAGGGAATTTTGTTCCCACCTTGGGAGGATTGCTTATCGGGGGCAGGGAGAATCCTTTGGAATATGCCCGGATAAAATGTGCCCGGTTCAAGGGAAATGACACCAGAGAGTTTATAGACAGCAAAGAGTTTAACGGGCCGCTATACGAGCAGGTGGAAAAGACAATGGCATTTGCCAGGGTATATATTCCAAAGGCGGGAGTTGTTCAGGACATTCAGCGTATTGATACGGATGCCGTTCCTCTTGAGGCGCTCCGGGAGGCGGTTGTTAATGCTGTTGTGCACCGGGATTACAGTATTTCCGGGGCAGATATAAAATTTGCCATGTTTGATAACCGGATTGAAATAACTTCTCCCGGGGCTTTGCCTAAATCTCTGGTCATTGAGGATATTGTCAGTGGCCGTTCCGAGATTAGAAACCGTGTAATTGCAAGATTTTTCAGGCAGATCAATTTTATTGAACAATGGGGAACCGGTATCGGGAAAATAATATCTCTGTGCAGGGATTGTGGTTTGAAACCGCCAGAGTTTGTTGAGAGCGGACTTTTTTTTAAGGTTGTTGTTCATAGTGAACCTGCCGAAACGAACGAGTTCCCAGAAAAGTTCCCAGAAAAGTTCCCAGAAAAGTTCCCAGAAAAGTTCCCAGAAAAGTTCCCAGAAAATGGTTGA